One region of Candidatus Krumholzibacteriia bacterium genomic DNA includes:
- a CDS encoding CcmD family protein: protein MTWLFAAFAVVWIAVFAYLVRIGNMQKKLEDELAALKGKK, encoded by the coding sequence ATGACGTGGTTGTTCGCAGCCTTCGCGGTGGTATGGATTGCCGTTTTCGCCTACCTGGTCCGCATCGGCAACATGCAAAAGAAACTCGAAGACGAACTCGCGGCGCTCAAGGGCAAGAAGTAG